One Methylomarinovum tepidoasis DNA window includes the following coding sequences:
- a CDS encoding sodium-dependent transporter: MAREQWKSEWGFLMAAVGSAIGLGNIWRFSYLAYEHGGGAFLIPYLTALLTAGIPLLILEYAIGHERIGSAPLAYAKIGRRWEWLGWWAVCLTLFGIMLYYSVVIAWCLDYFFYSFRLAWGDNPNAFFFKRFLQVSDSPADLGEIRTPILYGLIAVWFSSWWIVYRGVQRGIELASKILMPTLLGLTAVLVFWSLTLDGALTGLKAYVTPDFSKLANPKVWIDAYSQIFFTLSLGFGIMIAYASYLPDKAEITGNALLTAFINCGYSLFAGIAVFAVLGFMASAEGKPLAEVVTKSIGLAFVAYPKAMSLMPGGNLFGAVFFLCLVVAGLSSAVSIIEAFISAVADKFGAPRGPLVTVVCILGFLGSIVFATRAGLLWLDIVDHFLTHYGLVLVGVLECLVIGWCFRLPLLREHVNRISSVHLGAYWDGLIKFFVPLVLLVILAGDLYQDITEPYGGYSWVALILIGRDWLLANLALAFVLANRPWRTENHRRPGRRLA, from the coding sequence ATGGCGCGGGAACAGTGGAAGAGCGAATGGGGCTTTCTGATGGCGGCGGTAGGATCGGCCATCGGCCTGGGCAACATCTGGCGCTTCAGCTATCTGGCTTACGAGCACGGCGGCGGCGCCTTCCTGATTCCCTACCTCACCGCGCTGCTGACCGCCGGCATCCCACTGCTGATCCTGGAATACGCCATCGGCCACGAGCGCATCGGCTCGGCTCCCCTGGCCTACGCCAAGATCGGCCGGCGCTGGGAATGGCTCGGTTGGTGGGCGGTATGCCTGACCCTGTTCGGCATCATGCTGTACTATAGCGTGGTGATCGCCTGGTGTCTGGATTATTTCTTCTACAGTTTCCGTCTCGCCTGGGGGGACAATCCCAACGCCTTTTTCTTCAAACGCTTCCTACAGGTGTCCGACTCTCCTGCGGACCTGGGCGAGATCCGCACCCCCATCCTCTACGGCCTGATCGCCGTCTGGTTCTCAAGCTGGTGGATCGTCTATCGGGGCGTGCAACGGGGCATCGAACTGGCCAGCAAGATCCTCATGCCCACCCTGCTGGGGCTGACCGCCGTCCTGGTGTTCTGGTCCCTGACCCTGGACGGGGCCCTGACCGGCCTGAAAGCCTACGTCACCCCCGACTTTTCCAAGCTCGCCAACCCCAAGGTGTGGATCGACGCCTACAGCCAGATCTTCTTCACCCTGAGCCTGGGCTTCGGCATCATGATCGCCTATGCCAGCTACCTGCCCGACAAGGCCGAGATCACCGGCAACGCCCTGCTGACCGCCTTCATCAACTGCGGCTACTCCCTGTTCGCCGGCATCGCCGTGTTCGCCGTGCTCGGCTTCATGGCCAGCGCCGAGGGCAAACCACTCGCCGAGGTGGTGACCAAGAGCATCGGCCTGGCCTTCGTCGCCTATCCCAAGGCGATGTCGCTGATGCCCGGCGGCAACCTGTTCGGGGCGGTGTTCTTCCTGTGTCTGGTGGTGGCGGGGCTGTCGTCGGCGGTGTCGATCATCGAGGCCTTCATTTCCGCGGTGGCGGACAAGTTCGGCGCCCCGCGGGGGCCACTGGTGACCGTCGTCTGTATCCTCGGCTTCCTCGGCTCCATCGTCTTTGCCACCCGCGCCGGCCTGCTGTGGCTCGACATCGTCGATCATTTCCTGACCCACTACGGTCTGGTACTGGTAGGGGTGCTGGAGTGCCTCGTCATCGGCTGGTGCTTCCGGCTGCCGCTGCTGCGCGAGCACGTCAACCGGATCTCCTCGGTCCACCTCGGGGCTTACTGGGACGGGCTGATCAAGTTCTTCGTCCCCCTGGTGCTGCTGGTGATTCTCGCCGGCGATCTGTATCAGGACATCACCGAACCTTACGGCGGCTATTCCTGGGTGGCGCTGATCCTCATCGGCCGCGACTGGCTGCTGGCGAACCTGGCCCTGGCCTTCGTCCTCGCCAACCGTCCCTGGCGCACCGAAAATCACCGCCGCCCCGGCCGGAGGCTGGCATGA
- the htpG gene encoding molecular chaperone HtpG — protein MSETLQNPETIGFQAEARQVLDLMIHSLYSNKEVFLRELISNAADAAEKLRFLALGDEGLYEGDSDLKIWIDVDKNARTLTVRDNGIGMTRQEVIDHIGTIARSGTRKFLESLTGDQAKDSQLIGQFGVGFYSAFIVADRVTLETRKAGVPAEEGVRWESDGQGEYRIATVTRPRRGTAVTLHLREGEDEFLDPVRLRQLIRKFSDHIPIPIVMKKENGDGEEVVNKASALWTRPRDEIRPDEYEEFYKHVAHDFEGPLAWLHSRVEGASDEYTLLLYLPRRAPFDLWDREPAHGVKLYVRRVFIMEDPKLMPRYLRFVRGIIDSDSLPLNVSREILQENRALERIRAGAVKKVLGLLEDLAKNEPDKYRTFWEQFGTVLKEGVIEDPKHRDRIARLLRFASTRDEGGEISLADYVARMKEGQEKIYYLVAENEQAARNSPHLEVFRHKGIEVLLLWEPVDEWLVAHLTEFEGKPLQSVAKGELDLGRLADDNEKKAQEMVAQAFQDALDKIRKALAGRVADVKLSRRLTDSPACLVLDAYGLSRRMESILKASGQLVPGSSKPILEINPKHPLVERLRDERDSKRFDDLSHLLYDQAVLAEGGQLEDPAAFVRRFNALLQEALGQKQA, from the coding sequence ATGAGCGAAACCCTGCAGAATCCGGAAACCATTGGCTTTCAGGCCGAAGCCCGTCAGGTTCTGGACCTGATGATCCATTCCCTGTACAGCAATAAGGAAGTCTTTCTGCGCGAGCTGATTTCCAACGCCGCCGATGCGGCCGAAAAGCTGCGCTTCCTGGCTTTGGGCGACGAAGGGCTGTACGAGGGCGACAGCGACCTGAAGATCTGGATCGACGTCGACAAGAACGCCCGCACCCTGACGGTGCGCGACAATGGCATCGGCATGACCCGTCAGGAGGTCATCGACCACATCGGCACCATTGCCCGTTCCGGCACCCGCAAGTTCCTGGAGTCGCTCACCGGCGACCAGGCCAAGGACAGCCAGCTCATCGGCCAGTTCGGGGTCGGGTTCTACTCCGCCTTCATCGTCGCCGACCGGGTGACCCTGGAGACCCGCAAGGCCGGGGTGCCGGCGGAGGAGGGGGTGCGCTGGGAATCCGACGGCCAGGGGGAATACCGGATCGCCACCGTCACCCGGCCGCGGAGGGGAACGGCGGTGACCCTGCACCTGCGCGAGGGGGAGGACGAGTTTCTCGATCCGGTGCGCCTGCGCCAGCTGATCCGCAAGTTCTCCGACCACATCCCCATCCCCATCGTCATGAAGAAGGAAAACGGCGATGGCGAGGAGGTGGTCAACAAGGCCTCGGCGCTGTGGACTCGCCCCCGCGACGAGATCCGCCCGGACGAGTACGAGGAATTCTACAAGCACGTGGCCCACGATTTCGAAGGGCCGTTGGCCTGGCTCCACAGCCGGGTGGAAGGCGCCAGCGACGAATACACCCTGCTGCTTTACCTTCCCAGGCGCGCCCCTTTCGACCTGTGGGACCGCGAGCCCGCCCACGGGGTGAAGCTGTACGTGCGCCGGGTTTTCATCATGGAAGATCCCAAGCTGATGCCGCGCTACCTGCGTTTCGTCCGCGGCATCATCGATTCCGACAGCCTGCCCCTCAACGTTTCCCGCGAGATCCTGCAGGAGAACCGGGCCCTGGAGCGGATCCGCGCCGGGGCGGTGAAGAAGGTCCTGGGGCTTTTGGAGGATCTGGCCAAGAACGAGCCGGACAAGTACCGTACCTTCTGGGAGCAGTTCGGCACCGTGCTGAAAGAGGGGGTCATCGAGGACCCGAAGCACCGCGACCGCATCGCCAGGCTGCTGCGCTTCGCCTCCACCCGGGACGAGGGCGGAGAAATTTCCCTGGCCGACTACGTGGCGCGGATGAAGGAGGGCCAGGAAAAGATCTACTACTTGGTGGCGGAGAACGAGCAGGCGGCCAGAAACAGCCCCCATCTGGAAGTGTTCCGCCACAAGGGCATCGAGGTACTGCTGCTGTGGGAGCCGGTGGACGAGTGGCTGGTGGCCCATCTGACCGAGTTCGAGGGCAAACCGCTGCAGTCGGTGGCCAAGGGCGAGCTGGATCTGGGGCGGCTGGCCGACGACAACGAGAAAAAGGCTCAGGAAATGGTGGCCCAGGCGTTTCAGGACGCCCTGGACAAAATCCGCAAGGCCCTGGCCGGGCGGGTGGCCGACGTCAAGCTCAGCCGGCGCCTGACCGACTCGCCCGCCTGTCTGGTGTTGGATGCCTACGGGCTGAGCCGGCGGATGGAAAGCATCCTGAAGGCTTCGGGGCAGTTGGTGCCCGGGAGCTCCAAGCCGATTCTGGAGATCAATCCCAAACACCCACTGGTCGAACGCCTGCGGGATGAGCGCGACTCAAAACGTTTCGACGATCTGAGCCATTTGCTGTACGATCAGGCGGTGCTGGCCGAAGGCGGCCAGCTCGAAGATCCCGCGGCCTTCGTGCGGCGCTTCAACGCCCTGTTGCAGGAGGCCCTGGGACAAAAACAAGCATAG
- a CDS encoding YgaP family membrane protein: MLKLQPNVGRKDRLIRIIAGVAIAGAGLYFKQWWGILGLIPIATAVLRWCPAYVPLNMDTREPDEKQEEGAG; encoded by the coding sequence ATGTTGAAACTGCAACCCAATGTCGGCCGCAAGGACCGGCTGATCCGCATCATCGCCGGCGTGGCCATCGCCGGTGCCGGTCTGTATTTCAAGCAGTGGTGGGGGATACTCGGCCTGATCCCCATCGCCACTGCGGTGCTGCGTTGGTGCCCGGCCTACGTGCCCTTGAACATGGACACCCGCGAACCGGACGAGAAGCAGGAGGAAGGCGCCGGCTGA
- a CDS encoding DUF3014 domain-containing protein: MTDPSKIDLTPSPLRRILWSLVMIALIAGTGYVLWRAYQLKQAAVLEEEEGAAIKQYPAAPGAESPDQTPQEEASGDEGADEFVARADTTVEFSPPPTAIEASDAWLRTELPKVNRNPRFHQWLAETNDLLRKAVLLVSEVSQGKVPRKAFAFWAPEEPFRARETGDGQYVIDPAGYHRYDLLAAAVEAFDMDLLWRLYQLAKPLVDRVYAEFAPPGSRFEDTLLKAAEHLLQTPQPRGEIRLVKPSVMYKFADPKLEGLSPAQKQLLRMGPVNAAIVKHQLGLLRGLLLAGRT; this comes from the coding sequence ATGACCGATCCATCCAAGATCGACCTGACACCCTCCCCCCTGCGCCGCATCCTCTGGTCCCTGGTCATGATCGCCTTGATCGCCGGCACGGGTTACGTGCTGTGGCGGGCCTATCAGCTCAAACAGGCGGCGGTGCTGGAAGAGGAAGAAGGAGCGGCGATCAAGCAATATCCTGCGGCGCCCGGAGCGGAGTCCCCGGATCAGACGCCGCAGGAAGAAGCCAGCGGGGATGAGGGCGCCGACGAGTTCGTCGCCCGCGCCGACACCACGGTGGAATTCTCCCCGCCGCCGACGGCGATCGAGGCCAGCGACGCCTGGCTCAGAACCGAACTTCCCAAGGTCAACCGCAATCCCCGGTTCCATCAGTGGCTGGCGGAAACCAACGACCTGCTGCGCAAGGCGGTGCTGCTGGTCAGCGAAGTCTCCCAAGGCAAGGTGCCGCGCAAGGCTTTCGCCTTCTGGGCGCCCGAAGAACCTTTCCGCGCCCGGGAAACGGGTGACGGGCAATATGTGATCGATCCGGCCGGCTATCACCGTTACGATTTGCTGGCGGCCGCCGTGGAAGCTTTCGACATGGATCTGCTGTGGCGCCTGTACCAGCTCGCCAAGCCGCTGGTGGACCGGGTCTATGCCGAATTCGCGCCTCCGGGCAGCCGTTTCGAAGATACCCTGCTGAAGGCCGCCGAGCATCTGCTGCAGACGCCTCAGCCACGCGGCGAGATCCGGCTGGTCAAGCCTTCGGTGATGTACAAGTTCGCTGACCCAAAGCTGGAAGGCTTAAGTCCGGCGCAGAAGCAACTGCTGCGGATGGGGCCGGTGAATGCCGCCATCGTCAAGCATCAGCTGGGTCTGCTGCGGGGATTGCTCTTGGCGGGCAGGACATAA
- the lon gene encoding endopeptidase La produces the protein MSETQNQNTEKAPLQLPEGTVPIIPVRNVVLFPGVIIPLSIGRDRSIAAAQQALKAEQPVGLLLQKDPGIDNPMPSDLYPVGTTATILRYVTGPDGTHHIVVQGEERFRVKEFKEGYPFLVAEIEPIASTEAEESQRPEVEARMVRLKELIGELLELMPQAPSELVNAVQQITDPAMLADMIAAFIDIEAEEKQKLLETLDVAERLDKLLDHVAHRLEVLKLSKEISERTKKTMDERQREYLLREQLKTIQKELGEEEEGADIEELRQAIEEAGMPEEVKEHALKELKRLERMHESQAEYGMLRTYLEWLIELPWSKETEEKLDIEEARRILDEDHHDLEKVKRRILEYLAVRKLNPQGKGPILCFVGPPGVGKTSLGQSIAKATGRKFVRVALGGVHDEAEIRGHRRTYIGAMPGKIIQAIRKAGARNCVMMLDEIDKLGMGAFHGDPAAALLEVLDPEQNASFVDNYLGVPFDLSKVMFICTANVLDTIPRPLLDRMELIEIPGYTETDKLHIARRYLVRRQLEACGLKPEQVEITAEAIRAIIRHYTREAGVRNLEREIGAVFRWAAVQIAEGKADHIRIDADDIQKILGPPRYENEVAMRTSVPGVATGLAWTPVGGDILFIEATKTPGNGKLILTGHLGDVMKESAQAALTLVKARSDRLGIDPKVFGECDVHVHVPAGATPKDGPSAGVAIFVALVSLFTDKPVRPDVAMTGEISLRGLVLPVGGIKEKVLAALQAGIETVMLPARNKKEWEDIPEEAQEKLRFVWLENVDQAIAEAIGPEVLKP, from the coding sequence ATGAGCGAAACGCAGAACCAGAACACCGAAAAAGCCCCGCTCCAACTGCCCGAGGGTACCGTTCCCATCATTCCGGTGCGCAACGTGGTGCTGTTTCCCGGGGTCATCATCCCGTTGAGCATCGGCCGCGACCGATCCATCGCCGCGGCCCAGCAGGCGCTCAAGGCGGAACAGCCGGTGGGGCTGCTGCTGCAGAAGGACCCCGGCATCGACAACCCGATGCCCAGCGACCTGTATCCCGTCGGCACCACCGCCACCATCCTGCGTTACGTCACCGGCCCCGACGGCACCCACCACATCGTGGTGCAGGGGGAGGAACGCTTCCGGGTCAAGGAATTCAAGGAGGGCTACCCCTTCCTGGTGGCAGAAATCGAACCGATCGCGTCCACGGAGGCGGAGGAAAGCCAGCGGCCGGAGGTGGAGGCGCGCATGGTGCGCCTCAAGGAGCTGATCGGCGAACTGCTGGAACTGATGCCCCAGGCGCCCTCGGAGCTGGTCAACGCGGTCCAGCAGATCACCGACCCGGCGATGCTGGCGGACATGATCGCCGCCTTCATCGACATCGAAGCCGAAGAAAAGCAAAAGCTGCTGGAGACCCTCGACGTCGCCGAGCGCCTCGACAAGCTCCTCGACCACGTCGCGCACCGTCTGGAGGTGTTGAAGCTGTCGAAGGAGATTTCCGAGCGCACCAAAAAGACCATGGACGAGCGCCAGCGCGAATATCTGCTGCGCGAACAGCTCAAGACCATCCAGAAGGAACTGGGCGAGGAGGAGGAAGGCGCCGACATCGAGGAATTGCGCCAAGCCATCGAAGAGGCCGGCATGCCCGAAGAGGTCAAGGAACACGCCCTCAAGGAGCTCAAGCGCCTGGAGCGGATGCACGAATCCCAGGCCGAATACGGCATGCTGCGCACCTATCTGGAGTGGCTCATCGAGCTGCCATGGTCGAAGGAGACCGAGGAGAAGCTCGACATCGAGGAAGCCCGGCGCATCCTCGACGAGGACCATCACGACCTGGAGAAGGTCAAACGCCGCATCCTCGAATATCTGGCGGTGCGCAAGCTCAATCCCCAGGGCAAGGGGCCGATCCTGTGCTTCGTGGGCCCTCCGGGCGTCGGCAAGACTTCCCTGGGCCAGTCCATCGCCAAGGCCACCGGGCGCAAGTTCGTGCGCGTCGCCCTGGGGGGCGTCCACGACGAGGCCGAAATCCGCGGCCACCGCCGCACCTACATCGGCGCCATGCCCGGCAAGATCATCCAGGCGATCCGCAAGGCCGGCGCCAGGAACTGCGTGATGATGCTCGACGAGATCGACAAGCTCGGCATGGGAGCCTTCCACGGCGATCCGGCCGCCGCCCTGCTCGAGGTGCTCGATCCCGAGCAGAACGCCAGCTTCGTGGACAACTACCTGGGCGTGCCCTTCGACCTCAGCAAGGTGATGTTCATCTGCACCGCCAACGTGCTCGACACCATCCCGCGGCCGCTGCTCGACCGCATGGAGCTCATCGAGATTCCGGGCTACACCGAAACCGACAAGCTCCACATCGCCCGCCGCTACCTGGTCAGACGCCAGCTGGAGGCCTGCGGGCTGAAGCCGGAGCAAGTGGAAATCACCGCCGAGGCCATCCGCGCCATCATCCGCCATTACACCCGCGAGGCCGGGGTGCGCAATCTGGAGCGGGAGATCGGCGCGGTGTTCCGCTGGGCCGCGGTGCAGATCGCCGAGGGCAAGGCGGACCACATCCGCATCGATGCCGACGACATCCAGAAGATCCTCGGACCGCCCCGTTACGAGAACGAGGTGGCGATGCGCACCAGCGTGCCGGGGGTGGCCACCGGCCTGGCCTGGACTCCGGTCGGCGGTGACATCCTCTTCATCGAAGCCACCAAAACCCCGGGCAACGGCAAGCTGATCCTCACCGGCCACCTGGGCGACGTGATGAAGGAAAGCGCCCAGGCCGCCCTGACCCTGGTCAAGGCCCGCAGCGACAGGCTGGGGATCGACCCCAAGGTGTTCGGTGAATGCGACGTCCACGTCCACGTTCCCGCCGGCGCCACGCCCAAGGACGGCCCCAGCGCGGGGGTGGCGATCTTCGTCGCCCTGGTTTCGCTGTTCACCGACAAGCCGGTGCGTCCGGACGTGGCCATGACCGGCGAAATCAGCCTGCGCGGACTGGTGCTGCCGGTGGGCGGCATCAAGGAGAAGGTGCTGGCGGCGCTGCAGGCCGGCATCGAAACCGTGATGCTGCCGGCCCGCAACAAGAAAGAGTGGGAGGACATCCCCGAGGAAGCACAGGAGAAACTGCGCTTCGTCTGGCTGGAGAACGTCGATCAGGCCATCGCCGAGGCCATCGGGCCCGAGGTGCTGAAGCCGTAG
- a CDS encoding Hsp20/alpha crystallin family protein: MQRSDPLEWMWLQAIEMLEKAERFNRLLFQVQRSGARLPAWEPPVDIVETFDVLHINVVLPGVPAEEVEVLLEGGMVRISGHRPPPVTPDTLQIHRLEIPYGRFERRIHLPPGRYELAESSFRHGCLRLGFRKLT, translated from the coding sequence ATGCAACGATCCGACCCGCTCGAATGGATGTGGCTGCAAGCCATCGAAATGCTGGAAAAGGCCGAGCGCTTCAACCGGCTGTTGTTTCAGGTCCAGCGCTCCGGAGCCCGGTTGCCGGCCTGGGAGCCCCCGGTGGACATCGTCGAAACCTTCGATGTGCTCCACATCAACGTGGTGCTCCCCGGCGTCCCTGCCGAGGAGGTGGAAGTGCTGCTGGAAGGCGGCATGGTACGGATCAGCGGCCACCGGCCACCACCGGTGACCCCCGACACCCTGCAAATTCACCGGCTGGAGATTCCCTACGGCCGCTTCGAACGCCGCATTCATCTGCCGCCCGGGCGCTACGAGCTGGCCGAATCCAGCTTTCGCCACGGCTGCCTGAGGCTCGGATTCCGTAAACTGACGTAA
- a CDS encoding IMPACT family protein: MSQVFTVREPAEAEYEIKRSRFIAVIAPTADGTELEAFLTGLARRHPQASHLTYAWRIETPQGLRERAFDAGEPSGTAGRPILTHLQGRQLVNVCLAVIRYFGGIKLGAGGLARAYGHAAKQVLEQARIVPHVIYRRVEAEVDYARFQNLERQLAPLGARILDADYGPRVKVILEVPEDNLGELERLLASH; this comes from the coding sequence ATGAGCCAGGTCTTCACCGTCCGCGAGCCGGCCGAGGCGGAATACGAAATCAAACGCTCGCGCTTCATCGCCGTCATCGCCCCTACGGCCGACGGCACCGAGCTGGAAGCCTTCCTGACCGGCCTGGCCCGGCGCCATCCCCAGGCCAGCCATCTAACCTACGCCTGGCGCATCGAAACGCCCCAGGGACTGCGCGAACGTGCCTTCGACGCCGGCGAACCCTCCGGCACTGCCGGTCGCCCCATCCTCACTCATCTGCAAGGCAGGCAGCTGGTCAACGTCTGCCTGGCGGTGATCCGTTATTTCGGCGGCATCAAGCTCGGCGCCGGGGGCCTGGCCCGGGCTTACGGCCACGCGGCCAAGCAGGTATTGGAACAGGCCCGCATCGTCCCTCACGTCATCTACCGGCGGGTGGAGGCGGAAGTCGATTACGCCCGTTTCCAGAATCTGGAGCGCCAGCTGGCACCGCTCGGCGCCCGGATTCTCGATGCGGACTACGGGCCCCGGGTCAAGGTCATCCTCGAAGTGCCGGAAGACAATCTCGGGGAACTCGAGCGCCTGTTGGCGTCTCATTGA
- a CDS encoding nicotinate phosphoribosyltransferase: protein MNASVLLTDLYQLTMLQGYWHERMAETAVFELFVRKLPPRRNFLVAAGLEQALDYLENLRFTAAELDYLQRTGFFDDGFLATLENFRFEGDVDAMPEGTVFFPDEPILRVTAPLPQAQLVETRLINLLQFQTLIASKAVRCVLAAPGKRLVDFGLRRAHGSEAGLLAARAAYLAGFIGTSNVLAGQRFDIPIFGTMAHSYIMAHDDELTAFRGFARSQPHNVVLLIDTYDTLKAVDKIVALARELAEDDIRIKAVRIDSGDLGELARQVRARLDAAGWSEIGIFASGDLDEYRLAELRAAPIDGFGIGTRLTTSSDAPYLNCAYKLQEYAGIPRRKVSKGKQTWPGAKQVYRHYDPAGRFDHDVLTTADDHLEGQALLQPVMRQGKRLQPPESLTGIRDRIVAQLERLPEALKNIDSSATYPVEISPALRRLTEETDRCLGLA from the coding sequence GTGAACGCATCGGTCCTGCTCACCGATCTCTACCAGCTCACCATGCTCCAAGGTTACTGGCACGAGCGCATGGCCGAAACCGCGGTGTTCGAGCTGTTCGTGCGCAAATTGCCGCCCCGGCGGAATTTCCTCGTCGCCGCCGGTCTGGAACAGGCCCTCGACTACCTGGAGAACCTGCGTTTCACCGCCGCCGAACTCGACTACCTGCAGCGGACCGGCTTCTTCGACGACGGCTTCCTCGCCACCCTGGAAAACTTCCGCTTCGAAGGCGACGTGGACGCGATGCCGGAAGGCACGGTCTTCTTCCCCGACGAGCCGATCCTGCGGGTCACCGCCCCCCTGCCCCAGGCCCAACTGGTGGAAACCCGTCTCATCAATCTGCTCCAGTTCCAGACCCTGATCGCCTCCAAGGCCGTCCGTTGCGTCCTCGCCGCTCCCGGCAAACGCCTGGTGGACTTCGGCCTGCGCCGGGCCCACGGCAGCGAGGCCGGCCTGTTGGCGGCCCGGGCCGCCTATCTGGCCGGTTTCATCGGCACTTCCAACGTCCTCGCCGGCCAGCGCTTCGACATCCCCATCTTCGGCACCATGGCCCATTCCTATATCATGGCCCACGACGACGAACTGACCGCTTTCCGCGGCTTCGCCCGCTCGCAGCCCCACAACGTCGTCCTCCTCATCGACACCTACGACACCCTCAAGGCCGTGGACAAGATCGTCGCCCTGGCCCGGGAGCTGGCTGAAGACGACATCCGGATCAAGGCGGTGCGGATCGACAGCGGCGATTTAGGAGAACTGGCCCGCCAGGTGCGCGCCAGGCTGGACGCCGCCGGCTGGTCCGAGATCGGCATCTTCGCCAGCGGTGATCTGGACGAGTACCGCCTCGCCGAACTGCGCGCCGCCCCCATCGATGGCTTCGGCATCGGCACCAGGCTGACCACATCCAGCGACGCACCTTATCTCAACTGCGCCTACAAGCTGCAGGAATACGCCGGCATCCCCCGGCGCAAGGTCTCGAAGGGCAAGCAAACCTGGCCCGGCGCCAAGCAGGTCTATCGCCACTACGACCCTGCCGGGCGCTTCGACCACGACGTCCTCACCACTGCCGACGACCACCTCGAAGGGCAGGCGCTGCTGCAACCGGTGATGCGGCAGGGAAAACGCCTACAGCCGCCGGAATCGCTGACCGGCATCCGTGACCGGATCGTCGCCCAGCTGGAACGCCTGCCGGAAGCACTTAAAAACATCGACAGCAGCGCTACTTACCCGGTGGAAATCTCCCCGGCCCTGCGGCGACTCACCGAGGAAACCGACCGCTGTCTGGGGCTGGCATGA
- a CDS encoding nicotinamidase codes for MIALQAHDALLIVDVQRDFLPGGALPVPKGDEVVPVLNRYIERFTRRGLPVFATRDWHPPNHCSFRDQGGPWPPHCVAGTEGAEFADGLRLPKDTIIVSKATAPEREAYSGFEGTDLAARLKDRGIRRLFVGGLATDYCVLNTVRDAIRHGFEVFLLTDAIRAVNVHPEDERKALEEMRRFGARFVTLEDLS; via the coding sequence ATGATCGCACTCCAGGCTCACGACGCCCTGCTGATCGTCGATGTGCAACGGGACTTCCTTCCCGGCGGCGCCCTGCCGGTGCCGAAGGGGGACGAAGTGGTACCGGTGCTCAACCGCTACATCGAGCGCTTCACCCGGCGGGGACTTCCCGTCTTCGCCACCCGCGACTGGCACCCACCGAACCACTGTTCCTTCCGCGATCAGGGAGGCCCTTGGCCACCCCACTGCGTCGCCGGCACGGAAGGGGCGGAATTTGCCGACGGTCTCCGGCTGCCGAAGGACACGATCATCGTTTCCAAGGCCACCGCGCCGGAGCGGGAAGCCTATTCCGGATTCGAAGGCACCGATCTGGCCGCGAGGCTGAAAGACCGCGGTATCCGCCGCCTGTTCGTCGGGGGCCTGGCCACCGACTACTGCGTCCTCAACACCGTGCGCGACGCCATCCGTCACGGCTTCGAGGTCTTCCTGCTCACCGACGCCATCCGTGCCGTCAACGTCCACCCGGAGGACGAGCGCAAGGCCCTGGAAGAAATGCGCCGTTTCGGCGCCCGCTTCGTCACCCTCGAGGATTTGTCGTGA
- a CDS encoding Uma2 family endonuclease encodes MVANLHDTPTPRHWTYRDYLALDDGRRYEIIEGELRDMTPAPSVSHQSCSRNLEFLFLEYVRQRQWGFVYDAPIDVILSEDNVVQPDIVLVAKEHEDRIQDRGIFGAPDLVVEIVSPTSVRYDYVTKQTLYRRFAIPEFWLADPANRSLTLLGLKDSQYTPVSFASGTGAVQSCLLEGFQVELATVFTER; translated from the coding sequence ATGGTCGCCAATCTCCATGACACCCCAACACCCCGTCACTGGACCTACCGCGATTATCTGGCCCTGGACGACGGCAGGCGTTACGAGATCATCGAAGGAGAATTGCGTGACATGACACCGGCCCCATCCGTGTCTCATCAAAGTTGCTCGCGCAATCTGGAATTCCTGTTTCTGGAATACGTGCGCCAGCGGCAATGGGGGTTCGTCTATGACGCCCCCATCGATGTCATCCTCAGCGAGGACAACGTGGTGCAACCTGACATCGTCCTGGTGGCCAAGGAACACGAAGACCGAATCCAGGATCGGGGCATCTTCGGCGCTCCCGACCTGGTGGTGGAAATCGTCTCTCCCACCTCGGTCCGCTACGACTATGTGACCAAACAGACGCTGTACCGGCGCTTTGCGATTCCCGAATTCTGGCTTGCCGATCCTGCCAACCGCAGTCTCACCTTGCTGGGGCTGAAAGACAGCCAATACACACCTGTCAGCTTCGCCAGCGGGACGGGCGCCGTCCAGTCCTGTCTGTTGGAAGGTTTCCAGGTCGAACTGGCCACCGTGTTCACGGAGCGCTGA